Genomic window (Parabacteroides sp. FAFU027):
AATCCCATATTTCTTCGAAAAACGTTTCTTAAACCGTTTCTTTTTAGTATATTTGTATATGTAATCGAACGGTTATGAAGACAAAAGTAAATCTTAGGGTTAAGACGCTTAAAGACGGTCGGGGTAGCTACTATCTGGATTGGTTTCAGAACGGAAAGCGCAATTACGAGTATTTGCAGATCTACAAATACCTATCAGAAAGGCTGACAAAGGCACAGAGAGATGAAAACACCGAAAATGAAAGGTTAGCTCAGCATATACGCAATCAAAGGGAGAATCAGCTAATAACCAGTCCTCAGGGTATTCTTTCAGTGCAGAAAAAGAAGCAATCGCTTTTGGTGTTTTGTGAAACACACACAACCACCAAAGGCGGAGAGCAAGTATTGGCTCACTTAAAGAACTACATGACCAATCCCAATTTGCAAATGCAAGATGTCAATAAGTCCTTTATTCAAGGCTTTGCGGATCATTTAGCAAAGAAGCTCAATGGTAATACAGCTTACGACTACTTCTCGAAGTTCCGCGGTTTAATGAAAAGAGCAATGGCAGAAGGTATCTTGCCAGGAAATATATTGCTAGACATACAAGCGCCCGAGAAGCAAGAGAATATTGTTACTTTTCTCACGACCGATGAAATTTCAAAAATTGGCAATAGCGCATTGACTCCAAAAGTAAAAGCGATATTTTTGTTTTCCTGTTTTACGGGATTAAGGTATTCCGATATTAAGAATCTCAAATGGGGAAATATAACCGATGATTTCAGGTTGAGTTTTTCGCAACAGAAAACACAAACCAAAAACGGCAAGCAAACAGGAGTAACCTATTTGCCGATGAATCCTCAGGCTATAGCGTTATTGGGAGAGCGCAAGCCGGACGATTATAAAGTGTTTGATGTTCCTACGCAACAAGCATGTGATAAAGCCCTGAAAAACATAGGTACAAAGCTTAAACTAAAAAAGACGCTCCATTTTCATATTGCTCGTCATTCTTTCGGAGTAATACTCCTCGAAAATGGTGTTGATATCTATAAAGTTAGTAAGCTTTTAGGTCATAAATCTGTTCAAACAACGATAAAGCACTACGCCAATATTACAGATAAAGGTGCAAGGGAAGCGATAGATTGTTTCCCCGAAATTAAAATTTAAGATCAATGTCTACATCTGCAATTAAAGATATTTCTCCGGATGATATTTTTTACATGACATGGCTAATTGAGTGTATTGAATATGACAACAACGGTGATCCTTATGTGCCAGTCTATCATGATACGATATGTCAGGACTACTATAATCCGCAAGCCGATTATATCCTCAGCCAAAAGGCAAATGATGATCAGCTTATTGGTCAGATAGATCGGCTATGGTGTTTAGAGTCGAGTAGCGACTATCCCGATTATTCCACCATATCAGCTTACCTGAAGGAACTAGCGATTAAGTATGTGCATAAGAAGTGTGTCAGATTTGGTACGAAAAATATCCATCAGTACTTCGAGGACTGGATTGAACACACGGTAGAAATACTCAGGAGGGATGGCGACTATTTGAGCAACATTGTGTACAGTTATGATATTGATGAGCTTGTAAAGATGGTGCATAGGGAGTTAAAGTTATATGCTATGTTGCTTTACAAACCGGAAACGGACAAGGCTATACAAGTTTTGAGAGTACGATTGAAAGATTTCTTTGCGACTGAACAGTCAGTATCTGATGCAACTAAAAAAACGACAACTCTTCCGGTCCCTGAACTTCAGGAAATTTTGTATCATTCGACCAAGTATGAGAAGTTCATATTAGCAGTAGAACCCTATAAATTTTCAGAGTTGGAGAAAGTAAAATGCCTTAGAGATAACCAGCGAATTAAGCTTATTTGTTTAATTATAGGATACAAAACTCCCAAAGCTGTTGCTATGCTTCACTTTCTTGAA
Coding sequences:
- a CDS encoding site-specific integrase, with product MKTKVNLRVKTLKDGRGSYYLDWFQNGKRNYEYLQIYKYLSERLTKAQRDENTENERLAQHIRNQRENQLITSPQGILSVQKKKQSLLVFCETHTTTKGGEQVLAHLKNYMTNPNLQMQDVNKSFIQGFADHLAKKLNGNTAYDYFSKFRGLMKRAMAEGILPGNILLDIQAPEKQENIVTFLTTDEISKIGNSALTPKVKAIFLFSCFTGLRYSDIKNLKWGNITDDFRLSFSQQKTQTKNGKQTGVTYLPMNPQAIALLGERKPDDYKVFDVPTQQACDKALKNIGTKLKLKKTLHFHIARHSFGVILLENGVDIYKVSKLLGHKSVQTTIKHYANITDKGAREAIDCFPEIKI